One Solea senegalensis isolate Sse05_10M linkage group LG3, IFAPA_SoseM_1, whole genome shotgun sequence genomic window carries:
- the hspa14 gene encoding heat shock 70 kDa protein 14, which produces MAAIGVHFGYTCACVAIFKDGRADVVANDAGDRVTPAVVGYRDTEQIVGIAAKQGRVRNAANTVDRVKQVLGRSFIDPETQTHKTETKCQVVDRDGKPYYEITAGENPRYVAPEDVAKLIFHKMKETAQSAVGSDVTEVVITVPFEFAQAQKQALREAAEAAGFHVMRLIHEPAAALLAYDIGQDSHSGKSHVLVYKLGGTSLSVTVLQVSGGMFRVLNTQTDHNIGGESFTQALAQHLAAEFKRTFKHDVSSNARAMMKLMNGADMAKHSLSSLGSANCFVDSLYDGIDFECNVSRARFELLCSPLFNKSIQPIRAMLEEAGLSTSDINKVVLCGGSARIPRLQQMIRDLFPDVELLSSAPTDEVIAVGAALQAGLLVGRESLAPEEESVMVDVSATDILMKEVDESGAEVFTVLVPSGTPLPARRHHILSGGGNLSSICLEIYQRLVTAQPIKLAKIILRELQPKEENHNIDTVVTMKRDGTLHVSCVEHDTGRSQAVTIPAAS; this is translated from the exons ATGGCTGCTATAGGGGTTCACTTTGGGTATACATGCGCGTGTGTGGCGATATTTAAG GATGGGCGCGCTGATGTGGTGGCCAACGATGCCGGAGACAGAGTGACTCCAGCTGTGGTTGGCTACAGAGACACTGAGCAG ATTGTAGGCATCGCAGCGAAACAGGGACGAGTCCGCAACGCTGCCAACACAGTTGACCGAGTGAAACAAGTGCTGGGGAGAAG CTTTATTGATCCGgagacacaaactcacaaaacaGAGACCAAGTGTCAG gtggTGGACAGAGACGGGAAGCCTTACTATGAGATCACAGCAGGAGAAAACCCTCGGTATGTTGCTCCGGAGGACGTGGCTAAACTCATCTTCCATAAAATGAAag AAACAGCTCAGTCAGCTGTGGGCTCTGACGTAACTGAAGTGGTCATCACGGTGCCCTTTGAGTTTGCACAGGCTCAGAAGCAAGCTCTGAG AGAGGCAGCTGAAGCTGCGGGGTTCCATGTGATGAGGCTGATCCAtgagcctgctgctgctctgctggcCTATGACATCGGACAGGACAGTCACTCTGGAAAGAG CCACGTCCTGGTGTATAAACTTGGCGGGACGTCCCTGAGCGTGACAGTGCTGCAGGTCAGTGGCGGAATGTTCCGGGTTCTCAATACCCAAACTGACCACAACATCGGAGGAGAGAGCTTCACCCAGGCCTTGGCCCAGCACCTGGCGGCTGAATTCAAACG CACCTTCAAGCACGATGTGAGCAGCAACGCCCGGGCCATGATGAAGCTGATGAACGGAGCCGACATGGCCAAACACTCGCTGTCCTCGCTGGGATCGGCCAACTGTTTTGTCGACTCCTTGTACGACGGCATTGACTTTGAATGCAATGTCTCGAG AGCTCGATTTGAGCTGCTCTGCTCGCCACTCTTCAATAAGAGcatccagccaatcagagccatGCTGGAGGAGGCGGGGCTGTCCACCAGTGACATCAACAAG GTGGTTCTTTGCGGCGGCTCGGCCAGGATCCCCCGCCTCCAGCAGATGATCAGGGACTTGTTCCCTGACGTGGAGCTTCTCAGCTCAGCGCCCACTGATGAGGTCATCGCAGTGGGAGCAGCGCTGCAGGCGGGTTTGCTGGTCGGCAGAGAGAGCCTCGCCCCCGAGGAGGAGTCCGTCATGGTGGATGTTTCTGCCACAGATATACTCATGAAG GAGGTGGATGAATCCGGAGCTGAGGTGTTCACCGTCCTGGTTCCGTCCGGCACGCCTCTTCCTGCACGCAGACATCACATCCTGAGTGGAGGAGGGAACCTGTCCTCCATCTGTCTGGAGATTTACCAGAGACTTGTCACAGCGCAGCCAATAAAACTAGCCAAG ATAATCCTGAGAGAGCTGCAGCCCAAAGAAGAGAACCACAACATTGACACCGTAGTGACCATGAAAAG gGACGGCACCCTTCATGTCTCCTGTGTAGAGCATGACACTGGAAGGTCTCAGGCTGTCACCATACCAGCAGCATCCTGA
- the cdnf gene encoding cerebral dopamine neurotrophic factor, protein MSLMKLLLTTHATMLVLSLVILLFFRGTTSSAAGSCEVCVGFLHRLYDSLTSAHNELTPALVEEELDQACAVAQGKEARLCYYLGASSDAATRVTASVSRPLASHVPVEKICQRLSSTDTQICQLRYESQLKDLSSDGLGKLRVLELRNILASWGEECRGCLEKHEFVSLIQRKAPQHIHTMEL, encoded by the exons ATGTCACTGATGAAG TTATTATTAACCACACACGCCACCATGTTGGTGTTGTCTCTTGtcattcttctgtttttcagagggactacttcttctgctgctggcAGCTGTGAAG tgtgcgtgggttttctccacagACTCTATGACAGCCTGACTTCAGCCCACAATGAGCTGACCCCTGctctggtggaggaggagctggaccaAGCCTGCGCTGTCGCCCAGGGGAAGGAGGCCAGGCTG TGTTACTACCTTGGAGCCAGCAGTGATGCAGCGACACGTGTCACGGCATCAGTGTCACGACCTCTGGCCTCCCACGTCCCCGTGGAGAAGATCTGTCAGCGCctcagcagcacagacacacagatttGTCAGCTTAGATATG agtcTCAGCTGAAAGATCTGAGCAGTGATGGACTAGGGAAGCTGAGAGTTCTAGAGCTGAGGAACATCTTAGCGTCCTGGGGAGAAGAGTGTCGAGGTTGCCTGGAGAAACACGAGTTTGTCAGCCTCATCCAGAGGAAAGCACCGCAGCACATTCACACTATGGAGCTATGA